Proteins encoded together in one Ipomoea triloba cultivar NCNSP0323 chromosome 4, ASM357664v1 window:
- the LOC116016599 gene encoding protein TIME FOR COFFEE isoform X1, with protein sequence MDRNREARRAGMVASSNGISRRRHRTNSLRDSPDEDVAVEFSESVRLRERVKKDRDRDRERERDRDRERERERSSRSKRRRGDDSSQESVNDDEDEEDEDTTAHVHHQLHHSSNAGGGGGVRLLPPNPSAAAAAAAAATSVTNHHHHSSSTNSHHQHHQQLQHRKTFPPSAGKPFRAAPVWKSGNEMMDVPVPRKARSVHPKRSHDWISSGSGGSCGVGDQIHRQASTSPVRQGPVSTSTPSPAPPLSPSSSNASGRRKIKANGSKQRPPPKSSSKSTSSNNPEELEIEIAEVLYGLMTQSQAPLKKEIASNDTREVNNRSCADTKSRVSSPVSGSPSPAILPSVPNSSSAAPFSAVAPKRKRPRQVSENQGSASVRSSPSSASAKAEMDQTMKAEVSSSPNFEKTPVQNGGGSLLYGLGSSINSQSDPTAEPMKVESEIKPPATEQAPESGDLAGKEEEVVVSSPKKESPPSASASAEDSKAMADSVTTKPSTVSEVEEGQREEKKIQIDLMAPPPPLLRSSPEREGSATMDIKTIASESLPERAAVKHNEEDEKMEEKTVEEEKKMKAVEEAEAPPQKRTESSSSKGKDNIGVQLDLEKLQRGDNNSKLHQHHHPLLKSNNEEHPEKANQSSSFPLPPMSLAGWPGAAAAGAAAAAAGLPPMGYMAPLQGVVTMDGSSVPTPPLQPTFSQPRPKRCATHCYIARNIHLYQQFTKMNPFWLPTAAAAAASSAASLFVSKAACNLNVVPTPADLHGNIGGRGVNSGPDNKGGHGGVAIFPGLAAGGGKDKGSQPPTLPDHPAQRKQQQILLQQALPPPIAPNNLLPGHTFIFPLNQQQQQAAAATSAARPGPAKSPANAASNASNSAATGTATTGGAPAAISFSYPNMPPNETPYLAILQNNAYFPIAAVGPPLNYRATHPPSLPMFNGSFCPSQMIHHPSQLHHHHHQQQQQQPQQPTPSSQSQQQMQQNTSISSGSSSSHKLLQNHQQKQRSQGGGGGGVINGSSGSGNLHNFPASNSKTHPPHQPQQLPHGRHIENELGSEDNPPSTAESQGSRVPVNMYSNQNCVMPIHPSNFNLMTPPTAGVLCATSVSGNQSEKKQQQQQGIKPGTESMQPQSFSMSFTSINGASAPGIDISSSMAQANAAIFQNFTEASRQNLHIAAAVAAAAQPKKNYRDESRGGSGDPTTSADDERKGGSAGKGPATVGQSITFSRSDVADASGSKLAANGIDSSRSISLASASGWTARAAAIPTSMGSNAQLQAQLQHKQQQQMAQLQMQQQHQLAAVVARSKAPPTSNGIVYSEHSNPPTSVGMKFPNTISAFPQNLVQTSSNGSPVHSPQWKGSGKTSSSSQVASTTPSSLKSISHQHQQQQQQQQQMRIQPNHTQISFVAANQKSSTTTTSQGQHPSNSNQSQSSSMVIGSPTTTSSISKGASGSPRTTSASMNNKMDHQTPLVVQQGKASVSNPNQKSSSPASGRNVPSILGNNPHISTSSSVSKTQVQQHLAKGIQQSQLFFSSPYAQAQPSSHSVSSSSSSAPATSGYYIQTRRPEQQQPSGSTMAPTTSSTAGMLTLCPVTLGGGNTSDPAKAIAAAAAAAASNVRGGGGLPSQSILHTAQFAAAASSGSSQHQIFPAGFSYVQPPVPTVVQVKPPPEQKQPAGNDNLNACWQPEKK encoded by the exons ATGGACCGTAACCGAGAGGCTAGAAGAGCCGGTATGGTGGCCTCTTCCAATGGCATATCCAGACGGAGACATAGAACTAACAGTCTTCGAGACTCCCCAG atgaaGATGTGGCGGTGGAGTTTTCGGAATCGGTGAGATTAAGGGAGAGAGTGAAGAAGGATCGAGATCGGGATCGAGAGCGCGAGAGAGACagagatagagagagggagagggagcgTTCGAGCAGGAGTAAAAGGAGGAGAGGCGATGATAGTTCTCAGGAAAGTGTGAACGATGATGAAGATGAGGAGGATGAGGATACCACCGCCCACGTCCACCACCAACTCCACCACAGTAGCAACGCCGGTGGTGGAGGAGGAGTGAGGTTATTGCCGCCGAATCCATCGGCGGCTGCGGCTGCAGCGGCGGCGGCGACTTCCGTTACGAACCACCATCACCATAGCAGTAGCACCAACAGCCATCACCAGCACCACCAACAGCTTCAGCACCGTAAGACTTTTCCTCCGAGCGCCGGAAAGCCTTTCAGGGCGGCGCCCGTGTGGAAATCCGGCAATGAAATGATGGACGTTCCAGTCCCCAGAAAAGCTCGCTCAG tCCATCCCAAGAGGTCACACGATTGGATTTCAAGCGGCAGCGGCGGTAGTTGTGGAGTCGGGGATCAAATTCACCGTCAGGCTTCGACTTCGCCGGTGAGACAGGGTCCGGTTTCAACTTCGACGCCTTCGCCGGCACCTCCATTGTCGCCGTCGTCATCCAATGCTTCGGGGCGTAGAAAGATT AAGGCTAATGGGTCGAAGCAGAGACCGCCGCCGAAATCCTCGTCCAAATCGACTTCTTCCAACAACCCTGAGGAGCTGGAGATTGAGATTGCGGAGGTTTTGTATGGGTTGATGACTCAGTCACAAGCTCCTTTGAAGAAAGAAATTGCATCTAACGATACCAGAGAAGTAAACAACAGATCCTGTGCCGATACTAAATCCCGTGTCTCATCGCCGGTTTCCGGCTCTCCGTCGCCGGCGATTTTGCCTTCGGTGCCCAACTCCTCGTCGGCAGCTCCCTTTTCGGCTGTTG CTCCGAAGAGGAAGAGACCAAGGCAGGTTTCGGAGAATCAGGGCAGCGCTAGCGTTCGGAGCAGTCCGTCATCGGCTTCTGCTAAAGCAGAGATGGATCAGACGATGAAGGCGGAGgtttcttcttccccaaatttcGAGAAAACACCAGTTCAAAATGGTGGTGGCTCTTTGTTATATGGTTTGGGCAGTTCAATCAATTCACAATCAGATCCGACGGCGGAGCCGATGAAGGTGGAATCGGAAATCAAGCCGCCGGCGACGGAGCAAGCGCCGGAAAGTGGAGATTTGGCCGGAAAGGAGGAGGAGGTGGTGGTGAGCTCTCCGAAGAAGGAATCACCTCCTTCTGCTTCTGCTTCTGCCGAGGACTCGAAAGCGATGGCTGATTCTGTAACCACCAAACC CTCAACTGTGTCAGAGGTGGAAGAAGGGCAGAGAGAGGAGAAGAAGATCCAGATAGATCTGATG GCTCCGCCGCCTCCACTGTTGAGATCTTCACCGGAGAGGGAAGGCTCTGCTACAATGGATATCAAGACAATTGCATCCGAGTCTTTGCCA GAAAGGGCTGCTGTGAAGCACAATgaggaagatgagaaaatggaggaaaagactgtggaagaagagaaaaagatGAAAGCAGTAGAAGAAGCAGAAGCACCACCCCAGAAAAGAACTGAAAGTAGTAGTAGTAAGGGCAAGGATAATATTGGTGTTCAGCTGGATTTAGAAAAGCTGCAAAGGGGGGATAATAATAGTAAACTTCATCAACACCACCATCCACTGCTTAAAAGTAACAATGAAGAACATCCAGAGAAAGCTA ATCAATCAAGTTCCTTCCCTTTGCCCCCGATGTCATTGGCTGGCTGGCCtggtgctgctgctgctggcgccgctgctgctgctgctgggcTTCCTCCAATGGG ATACATGGCACCCCTTCAAGGAGTTGTGACAATGGATGGGAGCTCTGTTCCCACACCACCATTGCAG CCAACATTTTCTCAACCGCGGCCAAAAAGATGTGCGACGCATTGCTACATTGCTAGGAATATACACTTGTATCAACAGTTCACCAAAATGAATCCCTTCTGGCTGCCAACTGCTGCTGCCGCTGCTGCTAGCTCTGCTGCGTCCTTGTTTGTTTCAAAGGCGGCGTGTAATCTTAATGTTGTCCCCACACCGGCAGATCTTCATGGAAACATCGGTGGGAGGGGCGTAAATTCTGGTCCAGATAATAAGGGGGGGCACGGGGGTGTTGCTATTTTCCCTGGTCTTGCTGCTGGTGGTGGTAAAGACAAAGGCTCTCAACCACCCACCCTTCCAGATCATCCTGCTCAGAGAAAACAGCAGCAGATTTTGTTGCAGCAAGCATTACCACCCCCTATTGCACCCAACAATCTACTG CCTGGGCACACTTTCATCTTCCCTTTGAATCAGCAGCAGCAACAAGCAGCAGCCGCAACTTCCGCAGCTCGACCTGGGCCTGCAAAGTCCCCTGCAAACGCTGCCTCAAATGCGTCGAATTCTGCTGCAACTGGTACTGCTACCACTGGAGGAGCTCCAGCTGCAATTAGCTTCAGCTACCCGAATATGCCGCCAAATGAAACTCCATACTTGGCGATCCTACAAAATAATGCATATTTTCCAATAGCAGCTGTTGGTCCACCGCTCAATTACAGAGCAACTCATCCTCCGTCCTTGCCAATGTTTAATGGCTCTTTCTGTCCTTCTCAGATGATCCATCATCCATCAcagcttcatcatcatcatcatcagcaacagcaacagcagccACAGCAGCCTACTCCAAGTTCACAATCCCAGCAGCAAATGCAGCAAAATACCAGCATCTCAAGTGGTTCCTCTTCATCCCATAAGCTTCTCCAAAACCACCAGCAAAAGCAGCGGTCCcaaggtggtggtggtggtggtgttattAATGGAAGCAGTGGAAGTGGGAACTTGCACAACTTCCCTGCCTCAAACTCAAAGACCCATCCACCTCATCAGCCCCAGCAACTCCCACATGGACGCCATATCGAGAATGAGCTAGGTAGTGAAGATAACCCCCCATCAACTGCTGAGAGCCAAGGATCTCGTGTGCCAGTTAACATGTATAGCAACCAAAATTGTGTGATGCCAATCCATCCCTCAAATTTCAATCTGATGACTCCACCTACTGCCGGTGTTTTATGTGCTACAAGTGTAAGTGGAAATCAAAGTGAGAAGAAGCAGCAACAACAGCAGGGAATTAAACCTGGAACAGAATCAATGCAACCCCAATCTTTTTCTATGTCATTTACTTCAATTAATGGGGCTTCTGCTCCTGGAATCGATATATCATCGTCTATGGCACAGGCTAATGCTGCTATTTTTCAGAATTTCACTGAGGCTTCAAGGCAAAATTTGCATATAGCGGCAGCAGTTGCTGCTGCTGCTCAGCCTAAGAAAAACTACAGAGATGAGAGTAGAGGTGGATCCGGTGATCCAACTACTAGTGCTGATGATGAGAGAAAGGGGGGTTCGGCAGGGAAGGGTCCTGCTACTGTTGGACAGTCTATTACATTCTCAAGGTCTGACGTTGCGGATGCTTCAGGATCTAAACTTGCAGCAAATGGTATTGATAGCTCAAGATCCATATCTCTTGCATCTGCTTCTGGTTGGACTGCACGGGCTGCTGCAATACCAACCTCCATGGGGTCAAATGCTCAGTTACAAGCTCAACTACAACATAAGCAGCAGCAGCAAATGGCTCAACTCCAGATGCAGCAGCAACATCAGTTAGCTGCAGTTGTTGCTAGAAGTAAAGCACCTCCTACGAGTAATGGCATTGTGTATTCTGAGCATTCGAATCCACCAACCTCGGTTGGTATGAAGTTCCCCAACACAATCTCTGCGTTTCCACAAAATCTTGTTCAAACAAGTAGCAATGGTAGTCCTGTGCACTCTCCTCAGTGGAAAGGATCTGGAAAAACGTCGTCTTCCTCCCAAGTGGCATCAACCACACCGTCGTCTCTCAAAAGCATCTCCCACCAgcaccagcagcagcagcagcaacaacagcaGATGAGAATCCAACCAAACCACACTCAAATATCTTTTGTGGCGGCGAATCAGAAATCATCGACGACGACAACTTCACAAGGACAACACCCCTCAAACAGTAATCAGTCACAATCTTCCTCAATGGTGATTGGCTCTCCAACTACTACTTCCTCTATCTCAAAGGGTGCCAGTGGAAGCCCAAGAACCACTTCTGCTTCGATGAATAATAAAATGGACCACCAAACTCCATTGGTAGTACAACAGGGGAAAGCATCAGTGTCAAACCCCAACCAGAAGTCGTCATCTCCGGCAAGTGGGAGGAATGTTCCATCAATTCTTGGAAACAACCCTCATATTTCTACCTCAAGCAGTGTAAGCAAAACTCAAGTACAGCAGCATTTAGCAAAAGGCATACAACAATCTCAACTCTTCTTCTCAAGTCCTTATGCGCAAGCACAACCTTCTTCACATTCTGTGAGTTCGAGTTCGAGTTCTGCTCCAGCTACTAGTGGGTATTATATTCAGACAAGACGACCAGAACAGCAACAGCCTTCAGGCTCGACGATGGCACCAACAACATCCTCAACGGCTGGGATGTTGACTTTGTGCCCCGTTACTCTCGGTGGTGGAAACACTTCTGATCCTGCGAAAGCAATTGCAGCAGCAGCCGCTGCTGCTGCTAGCAACGTGAGAGGTGGTGGTGGGTTGCCATCGCAAAGCATTCTCCATACCGCCCAATTTGCAGCAGCAGCATCATCTGGTAGTAGTCAGCATCAGATTTTTCCGGCTGGTTTCTCTTATGTTCAACCTCCTGTCCCTACTGTGGTTCAGGTGAAGCCTCCACCGGAGCAGAAACAGCCTGCTG GAAATGATAATTTGAATGCATGCTGGCAGCCTGAGAAGAAATGA
- the LOC116016599 gene encoding protein TIME FOR COFFEE isoform X2 has protein sequence MDRNREARRAGMVASSNGISRRRHRTNSLRDSPDEDVAVEFSESVRLRERVKKDRDRDRERERDRDRERERERSSRSKRRRGDDSSQESVNDDEDEEDEDTTAHVHHQLHHSSNAGGGGGVRLLPPNPSAAAAAAAAATSVTNHHHHSSSTNSHHQHHQQLQHRKTFPPSAGKPFRAAPVWKSGNEMMDVPVPRKARSVHPKRSHDWISSGSGGSCGVGDQIHRQASTSPVRQGPVSTSTPSPAPPLSPSSSNASGRRKIANGSKQRPPPKSSSKSTSSNNPEELEIEIAEVLYGLMTQSQAPLKKEIASNDTREVNNRSCADTKSRVSSPVSGSPSPAILPSVPNSSSAAPFSAVAPKRKRPRQVSENQGSASVRSSPSSASAKAEMDQTMKAEVSSSPNFEKTPVQNGGGSLLYGLGSSINSQSDPTAEPMKVESEIKPPATEQAPESGDLAGKEEEVVVSSPKKESPPSASASAEDSKAMADSVTTKPSTVSEVEEGQREEKKIQIDLMAPPPPLLRSSPEREGSATMDIKTIASESLPERAAVKHNEEDEKMEEKTVEEEKKMKAVEEAEAPPQKRTESSSSKGKDNIGVQLDLEKLQRGDNNSKLHQHHHPLLKSNNEEHPEKANQSSSFPLPPMSLAGWPGAAAAGAAAAAAGLPPMGYMAPLQGVVTMDGSSVPTPPLQPTFSQPRPKRCATHCYIARNIHLYQQFTKMNPFWLPTAAAAAASSAASLFVSKAACNLNVVPTPADLHGNIGGRGVNSGPDNKGGHGGVAIFPGLAAGGGKDKGSQPPTLPDHPAQRKQQQILLQQALPPPIAPNNLLPGHTFIFPLNQQQQQAAAATSAARPGPAKSPANAASNASNSAATGTATTGGAPAAISFSYPNMPPNETPYLAILQNNAYFPIAAVGPPLNYRATHPPSLPMFNGSFCPSQMIHHPSQLHHHHHQQQQQQPQQPTPSSQSQQQMQQNTSISSGSSSSHKLLQNHQQKQRSQGGGGGGVINGSSGSGNLHNFPASNSKTHPPHQPQQLPHGRHIENELGSEDNPPSTAESQGSRVPVNMYSNQNCVMPIHPSNFNLMTPPTAGVLCATSVSGNQSEKKQQQQQGIKPGTESMQPQSFSMSFTSINGASAPGIDISSSMAQANAAIFQNFTEASRQNLHIAAAVAAAAQPKKNYRDESRGGSGDPTTSADDERKGGSAGKGPATVGQSITFSRSDVADASGSKLAANGIDSSRSISLASASGWTARAAAIPTSMGSNAQLQAQLQHKQQQQMAQLQMQQQHQLAAVVARSKAPPTSNGIVYSEHSNPPTSVGMKFPNTISAFPQNLVQTSSNGSPVHSPQWKGSGKTSSSSQVASTTPSSLKSISHQHQQQQQQQQQMRIQPNHTQISFVAANQKSSTTTTSQGQHPSNSNQSQSSSMVIGSPTTTSSISKGASGSPRTTSASMNNKMDHQTPLVVQQGKASVSNPNQKSSSPASGRNVPSILGNNPHISTSSSVSKTQVQQHLAKGIQQSQLFFSSPYAQAQPSSHSVSSSSSSAPATSGYYIQTRRPEQQQPSGSTMAPTTSSTAGMLTLCPVTLGGGNTSDPAKAIAAAAAAAASNVRGGGGLPSQSILHTAQFAAAASSGSSQHQIFPAGFSYVQPPVPTVVQVKPPPEQKQPAGNDNLNACWQPEKK, from the exons ATGGACCGTAACCGAGAGGCTAGAAGAGCCGGTATGGTGGCCTCTTCCAATGGCATATCCAGACGGAGACATAGAACTAACAGTCTTCGAGACTCCCCAG atgaaGATGTGGCGGTGGAGTTTTCGGAATCGGTGAGATTAAGGGAGAGAGTGAAGAAGGATCGAGATCGGGATCGAGAGCGCGAGAGAGACagagatagagagagggagagggagcgTTCGAGCAGGAGTAAAAGGAGGAGAGGCGATGATAGTTCTCAGGAAAGTGTGAACGATGATGAAGATGAGGAGGATGAGGATACCACCGCCCACGTCCACCACCAACTCCACCACAGTAGCAACGCCGGTGGTGGAGGAGGAGTGAGGTTATTGCCGCCGAATCCATCGGCGGCTGCGGCTGCAGCGGCGGCGGCGACTTCCGTTACGAACCACCATCACCATAGCAGTAGCACCAACAGCCATCACCAGCACCACCAACAGCTTCAGCACCGTAAGACTTTTCCTCCGAGCGCCGGAAAGCCTTTCAGGGCGGCGCCCGTGTGGAAATCCGGCAATGAAATGATGGACGTTCCAGTCCCCAGAAAAGCTCGCTCAG tCCATCCCAAGAGGTCACACGATTGGATTTCAAGCGGCAGCGGCGGTAGTTGTGGAGTCGGGGATCAAATTCACCGTCAGGCTTCGACTTCGCCGGTGAGACAGGGTCCGGTTTCAACTTCGACGCCTTCGCCGGCACCTCCATTGTCGCCGTCGTCATCCAATGCTTCGGGGCGTAGAAAGATT GCTAATGGGTCGAAGCAGAGACCGCCGCCGAAATCCTCGTCCAAATCGACTTCTTCCAACAACCCTGAGGAGCTGGAGATTGAGATTGCGGAGGTTTTGTATGGGTTGATGACTCAGTCACAAGCTCCTTTGAAGAAAGAAATTGCATCTAACGATACCAGAGAAGTAAACAACAGATCCTGTGCCGATACTAAATCCCGTGTCTCATCGCCGGTTTCCGGCTCTCCGTCGCCGGCGATTTTGCCTTCGGTGCCCAACTCCTCGTCGGCAGCTCCCTTTTCGGCTGTTG CTCCGAAGAGGAAGAGACCAAGGCAGGTTTCGGAGAATCAGGGCAGCGCTAGCGTTCGGAGCAGTCCGTCATCGGCTTCTGCTAAAGCAGAGATGGATCAGACGATGAAGGCGGAGgtttcttcttccccaaatttcGAGAAAACACCAGTTCAAAATGGTGGTGGCTCTTTGTTATATGGTTTGGGCAGTTCAATCAATTCACAATCAGATCCGACGGCGGAGCCGATGAAGGTGGAATCGGAAATCAAGCCGCCGGCGACGGAGCAAGCGCCGGAAAGTGGAGATTTGGCCGGAAAGGAGGAGGAGGTGGTGGTGAGCTCTCCGAAGAAGGAATCACCTCCTTCTGCTTCTGCTTCTGCCGAGGACTCGAAAGCGATGGCTGATTCTGTAACCACCAAACC CTCAACTGTGTCAGAGGTGGAAGAAGGGCAGAGAGAGGAGAAGAAGATCCAGATAGATCTGATG GCTCCGCCGCCTCCACTGTTGAGATCTTCACCGGAGAGGGAAGGCTCTGCTACAATGGATATCAAGACAATTGCATCCGAGTCTTTGCCA GAAAGGGCTGCTGTGAAGCACAATgaggaagatgagaaaatggaggaaaagactgtggaagaagagaaaaagatGAAAGCAGTAGAAGAAGCAGAAGCACCACCCCAGAAAAGAACTGAAAGTAGTAGTAGTAAGGGCAAGGATAATATTGGTGTTCAGCTGGATTTAGAAAAGCTGCAAAGGGGGGATAATAATAGTAAACTTCATCAACACCACCATCCACTGCTTAAAAGTAACAATGAAGAACATCCAGAGAAAGCTA ATCAATCAAGTTCCTTCCCTTTGCCCCCGATGTCATTGGCTGGCTGGCCtggtgctgctgctgctggcgccgctgctgctgctgctgggcTTCCTCCAATGGG ATACATGGCACCCCTTCAAGGAGTTGTGACAATGGATGGGAGCTCTGTTCCCACACCACCATTGCAG CCAACATTTTCTCAACCGCGGCCAAAAAGATGTGCGACGCATTGCTACATTGCTAGGAATATACACTTGTATCAACAGTTCACCAAAATGAATCCCTTCTGGCTGCCAACTGCTGCTGCCGCTGCTGCTAGCTCTGCTGCGTCCTTGTTTGTTTCAAAGGCGGCGTGTAATCTTAATGTTGTCCCCACACCGGCAGATCTTCATGGAAACATCGGTGGGAGGGGCGTAAATTCTGGTCCAGATAATAAGGGGGGGCACGGGGGTGTTGCTATTTTCCCTGGTCTTGCTGCTGGTGGTGGTAAAGACAAAGGCTCTCAACCACCCACCCTTCCAGATCATCCTGCTCAGAGAAAACAGCAGCAGATTTTGTTGCAGCAAGCATTACCACCCCCTATTGCACCCAACAATCTACTG CCTGGGCACACTTTCATCTTCCCTTTGAATCAGCAGCAGCAACAAGCAGCAGCCGCAACTTCCGCAGCTCGACCTGGGCCTGCAAAGTCCCCTGCAAACGCTGCCTCAAATGCGTCGAATTCTGCTGCAACTGGTACTGCTACCACTGGAGGAGCTCCAGCTGCAATTAGCTTCAGCTACCCGAATATGCCGCCAAATGAAACTCCATACTTGGCGATCCTACAAAATAATGCATATTTTCCAATAGCAGCTGTTGGTCCACCGCTCAATTACAGAGCAACTCATCCTCCGTCCTTGCCAATGTTTAATGGCTCTTTCTGTCCTTCTCAGATGATCCATCATCCATCAcagcttcatcatcatcatcatcagcaacagcaacagcagccACAGCAGCCTACTCCAAGTTCACAATCCCAGCAGCAAATGCAGCAAAATACCAGCATCTCAAGTGGTTCCTCTTCATCCCATAAGCTTCTCCAAAACCACCAGCAAAAGCAGCGGTCCcaaggtggtggtggtggtggtgttattAATGGAAGCAGTGGAAGTGGGAACTTGCACAACTTCCCTGCCTCAAACTCAAAGACCCATCCACCTCATCAGCCCCAGCAACTCCCACATGGACGCCATATCGAGAATGAGCTAGGTAGTGAAGATAACCCCCCATCAACTGCTGAGAGCCAAGGATCTCGTGTGCCAGTTAACATGTATAGCAACCAAAATTGTGTGATGCCAATCCATCCCTCAAATTTCAATCTGATGACTCCACCTACTGCCGGTGTTTTATGTGCTACAAGTGTAAGTGGAAATCAAAGTGAGAAGAAGCAGCAACAACAGCAGGGAATTAAACCTGGAACAGAATCAATGCAACCCCAATCTTTTTCTATGTCATTTACTTCAATTAATGGGGCTTCTGCTCCTGGAATCGATATATCATCGTCTATGGCACAGGCTAATGCTGCTATTTTTCAGAATTTCACTGAGGCTTCAAGGCAAAATTTGCATATAGCGGCAGCAGTTGCTGCTGCTGCTCAGCCTAAGAAAAACTACAGAGATGAGAGTAGAGGTGGATCCGGTGATCCAACTACTAGTGCTGATGATGAGAGAAAGGGGGGTTCGGCAGGGAAGGGTCCTGCTACTGTTGGACAGTCTATTACATTCTCAAGGTCTGACGTTGCGGATGCTTCAGGATCTAAACTTGCAGCAAATGGTATTGATAGCTCAAGATCCATATCTCTTGCATCTGCTTCTGGTTGGACTGCACGGGCTGCTGCAATACCAACCTCCATGGGGTCAAATGCTCAGTTACAAGCTCAACTACAACATAAGCAGCAGCAGCAAATGGCTCAACTCCAGATGCAGCAGCAACATCAGTTAGCTGCAGTTGTTGCTAGAAGTAAAGCACCTCCTACGAGTAATGGCATTGTGTATTCTGAGCATTCGAATCCACCAACCTCGGTTGGTATGAAGTTCCCCAACACAATCTCTGCGTTTCCACAAAATCTTGTTCAAACAAGTAGCAATGGTAGTCCTGTGCACTCTCCTCAGTGGAAAGGATCTGGAAAAACGTCGTCTTCCTCCCAAGTGGCATCAACCACACCGTCGTCTCTCAAAAGCATCTCCCACCAgcaccagcagcagcagcagcaacaacagcaGATGAGAATCCAACCAAACCACACTCAAATATCTTTTGTGGCGGCGAATCAGAAATCATCGACGACGACAACTTCACAAGGACAACACCCCTCAAACAGTAATCAGTCACAATCTTCCTCAATGGTGATTGGCTCTCCAACTACTACTTCCTCTATCTCAAAGGGTGCCAGTGGAAGCCCAAGAACCACTTCTGCTTCGATGAATAATAAAATGGACCACCAAACTCCATTGGTAGTACAACAGGGGAAAGCATCAGTGTCAAACCCCAACCAGAAGTCGTCATCTCCGGCAAGTGGGAGGAATGTTCCATCAATTCTTGGAAACAACCCTCATATTTCTACCTCAAGCAGTGTAAGCAAAACTCAAGTACAGCAGCATTTAGCAAAAGGCATACAACAATCTCAACTCTTCTTCTCAAGTCCTTATGCGCAAGCACAACCTTCTTCACATTCTGTGAGTTCGAGTTCGAGTTCTGCTCCAGCTACTAGTGGGTATTATATTCAGACAAGACGACCAGAACAGCAACAGCCTTCAGGCTCGACGATGGCACCAACAACATCCTCAACGGCTGGGATGTTGACTTTGTGCCCCGTTACTCTCGGTGGTGGAAACACTTCTGATCCTGCGAAAGCAATTGCAGCAGCAGCCGCTGCTGCTGCTAGCAACGTGAGAGGTGGTGGTGGGTTGCCATCGCAAAGCATTCTCCATACCGCCCAATTTGCAGCAGCAGCATCATCTGGTAGTAGTCAGCATCAGATTTTTCCGGCTGGTTTCTCTTATGTTCAACCTCCTGTCCCTACTGTGGTTCAGGTGAAGCCTCCACCGGAGCAGAAACAGCCTGCTG GAAATGATAATTTGAATGCATGCTGGCAGCCTGAGAAGAAATGA